A region of Malaciobacter marinus DNA encodes the following proteins:
- the ung gene encoding uracil-DNA glycosylase, whose product MNSWKEIIDDEMSKDYYKKLEEQIDKRYKTTIVFPEKKNIFKAFSLTNFDDLKVVILGQDPYHGEKQAQGLAFSTPSNIKNPPSMVNILKEIKEDLQNDSICKDGDLTSWAKQGVLLLNTILTVEKSKPKSHHKLGWEIFTDNIIKYINENCKDVIFLLWGAPAISKSKLIDTSKHYILTAPHPSPLSAYRGFFGCKHFSKANEILKSKNKQTILW is encoded by the coding sequence ATGAACTCTTGGAAAGAAATAATTGATGATGAAATGAGTAAAGATTATTATAAAAAGTTAGAAGAACAAATAGATAAAAGGTATAAAACAACAATAGTTTTTCCAGAAAAAAAGAATATATTCAAAGCTTTTTCTCTAACAAATTTTGATGATTTAAAAGTAGTAATTTTGGGACAAGACCCATATCATGGAGAAAAACAAGCACAAGGTTTAGCTTTTTCAACTCCAAGTAATATTAAAAATCCTCCTTCAATGGTAAATATACTAAAAGAGATTAAAGAAGATTTACAAAATGATTCAATTTGTAAAGATGGAGATTTAACTTCTTGGGCAAAACAAGGAGTATTACTTTTAAATACAATTTTAACAGTTGAAAAGTCAAAACCAAAATCACATCATAAATTAGGCTGGGAGATTTTTACAGATAATATTATTAAATATATAAATGAGAATTGTAAAGATGTTATATTTTTACTTTGGGGAGCACCTGCTATTTCAAAAAGTAAATTAATTGATACTTCAAAGCATTATATATTAACTGCTCCACATCCAAGTCCCTTGTCTGCATACAGAGGTTTTTTTGGATGTAAGCACTTTAGTAAAGCAAATGAGATATTAAAAAGTAAAAATAAACAAACTATTTTATGGTAA
- a CDS encoding LemA family protein produces MKSFFIAIGVILLAIFIIIATNVNNIPKLDENVKASWSQVQNQYKRRADLIPNLVSTVKAYASHEKSTLQEVTKARSNVGKLNISEDMLSNPQLFEQFQKVQSSLSSALSRLMLVVEKYPNLKANKNFLALQSQLEGTENRISVARRDYIQTVKEYNTELRTYPGKFVAAILYPEAKIKQTFTATPNEQEVPKVEF; encoded by the coding sequence ATGAAATCATTTTTTATAGCAATTGGAGTAATTTTATTAGCTATTTTTATAATAATTGCAACAAATGTTAACAATATTCCAAAACTAGATGAGAATGTAAAAGCATCTTGGTCTCAAGTACAAAATCAATATAAAAGAAGAGCTGATTTAATCCCAAACTTAGTATCAACAGTAAAAGCTTATGCAAGCCATGAAAAATCAACTTTACAAGAAGTTACAAAAGCAAGATCAAATGTGGGAAAACTTAATATTTCTGAAGATATGCTATCAAATCCACAACTATTTGAACAGTTTCAAAAAGTACAAAGTAGTCTAAGTTCAGCTCTTTCAAGATTAATGTTAGTAGTAGAAAAGTATCCTAATTTAAAAGCAAATAAAAACTTTTTAGCTCTTCAATCACAACTTGAGGGAACAGAAAATAGAATTTCTGTTGCAAGAAGAGATTATATACAAACAGTAAAAGAGTACAATACAGAACTTAGAACTTATCCAGGTAAGTTTGTTGCTGCAATTTTATATCCAGAAGCAAAGATAAAACAAACATTCACAGCAACACCAAATGAACAAGAAGTACCAAAAGTAGAATTTTAA
- a CDS encoding O-acetylhomoserine aminocarboxypropyltransferase/cysteine synthase family protein: protein MQKETIALHAGYDKKEGYGSMSVPIAQTTAYAFRDSEHAANLFALKELGPIYGRLTNPTSDVLEQRFAALEGGAAAISTASGQAAIFYAIVNVAEAGDNIIISDKLYGGAVTLLAHTLKRFGIEARVFKSKDASNLEEQIDEKTKAIFFESLSNPQIAITDIEKVVEIAKRNGVLTVCDNTVATPALFNPIEWGVDVVVHSTSKYVNGQGTAIGGMVVERDGLAEFFKQNDKRYYHFTTPDESYHGLVYTDVPLPNFCLRIRLALLRDIGATQSPHNSWLLIQTLETLALRVDKHSDNALEVAKYLESNPKVKAVNYPGLESNEHHEKAQKYFKGGKASGLISFEAESFEEARKIIDSTKLFSVVVNIGDSKSLITHPASTTHSQMNEKELIEAGINPATVRLSIGLEDTTDLIADLDQAINK, encoded by the coding sequence ATGCAAAAAGAGACAATTGCACTACATGCTGGATATGATAAAAAAGAAGGCTATGGATCAATGAGTGTTCCAATAGCTCAAACAACAGCATATGCTTTTAGAGATTCAGAACATGCTGCAAACTTATTTGCACTAAAAGAGTTAGGTCCTATTTATGGAAGACTAACAAATCCAACATCGGATGTTTTAGAACAAAGATTTGCAGCTTTAGAAGGTGGTGCTGCTGCTATTAGTACAGCAAGCGGTCAAGCAGCTATTTTTTATGCCATTGTAAATGTCGCAGAAGCTGGAGATAATATTATCATTTCTGATAAACTTTATGGTGGAGCTGTTACTTTACTTGCTCATACACTTAAAAGATTTGGAATTGAAGCAAGAGTATTTAAAAGTAAAGATGCTAGTAATTTAGAAGAGCAAATAGATGAAAAAACAAAAGCTATATTCTTTGAATCACTATCAAATCCACAAATTGCAATAACTGATATTGAAAAAGTTGTAGAGATTGCAAAAAGAAATGGAGTTTTAACAGTTTGTGATAATACTGTTGCTACACCTGCACTATTTAATCCAATTGAATGGGGAGTTGATGTAGTTGTTCACTCAACTTCAAAATATGTAAATGGTCAAGGTACAGCAATTGGTGGAATGGTTGTTGAAAGAGATGGACTTGCAGAATTTTTTAAACAAAATGACAAAAGATACTATCACTTTACAACACCTGATGAGAGTTATCATGGATTAGTTTATACAGATGTTCCATTACCAAACTTTTGTTTAAGAATTAGACTTGCATTATTAAGAGATATTGGAGCAACACAATCTCCTCATAACTCTTGGCTTTTAATTCAAACATTAGAGACTTTAGCTTTAAGAGTTGATAAACACTCTGATAATGCACTTGAAGTTGCAAAATATTTAGAGTCTAATCCAAAAGTTAAAGCAGTGAACTATCCAGGTTTAGAATCAAACGAGCATCATGAAAAAGCTCAAAAATATTTTAAAGGTGGAAAAGCATCTGGACTTATATCTTTTGAAGCAGAAAGTTTTGAAGAAGCAAGAAAGATTATTGATAGTACAAAACTATTTAGTGTTGTAGTAAATATAGGTGATAGCAAATCACTTATCACACACCCAGCAAGTACAACTCACTCACAAATGAATGAGAAAGAGTTAATAGAAGCAGGAATTAATCCAGCAACAGTTAGATTAAGCATAGGTTTAGAAGATACAACTGATTTAATCGCTGATTTAGATCAGGCGATAAATAAGTAG
- a CDS encoding MarR family winged helix-turn-helix transcriptional regulator yields MHDKLENSLGFKISQTANRLNYQFVQLLSQYEIAPEQRATLEIISKDNEVSQTKIASILGKNKTTICRSLNSLEKKGLIIRDCQIKDKRVNIIKLTQKGKDVLQASQTCVSEFRKRINSNLEEKEINKLFELLNKVSNTIKEDF; encoded by the coding sequence ATGCATGATAAACTTGAAAACTCACTTGGCTTTAAAATAAGTCAAACAGCAAATAGACTAAATTATCAATTTGTTCAATTACTATCACAATATGAGATTGCTCCAGAACAAAGAGCAACACTTGAAATAATAAGCAAGGATAATGAAGTTAGTCAAACAAAAATTGCATCAATATTAGGAAAAAATAAAACTACAATTTGCAGATCATTAAACTCACTAGAAAAAAAAGGTTTAATAATAAGAGATTGTCAAATAAAAGATAAAAGAGTAAATATAATTAAACTTACACAAAAAGGCAAAGATGTACTTCAAGCAAGTCAAACCTGTGTATCTGAGTTTAGAAAAAGAATAAACTCTAATTTAGAAGAAAAAGAAATAAACAAATTATTTGAGCTTTTAAATAAAGTATCAAATACTATCAAGGAGGATTTTTGA
- the dksA gene encoding RNA polymerase-binding protein DksA, whose product MAGRVLNQKQVEEIKVLLVQNKEKIEKTLRTMDTEHETLNTMDLNDDADFAAASRDYSTDIHIKQQQLKELELINKSLKKIEKGEYTGLCDMCDSEITIKRLRVKPHARYCIDCRSYIDNEN is encoded by the coding sequence ATGGCAGGAAGAGTTTTAAATCAAAAACAAGTTGAAGAGATAAAAGTTTTATTAGTTCAAAATAAAGAAAAAATAGAAAAAACATTAAGAACTATGGATACAGAACATGAGACATTAAATACTATGGATTTAAATGATGATGCAGACTTTGCAGCAGCTAGTAGAGATTACTCAACAGATATTCATATAAAACAACAACAACTAAAAGAGTTAGAATTAATTAACAAATCATTGAAGAAAATAGAAAAAGGCGAGTATACAGGTCTTTGTGATATGTGTGATAGTGAGATTACAATAAAAAGATTAAGAGTTAAGCCCCATGCAAGATATTGTATTGATTGTAGAAGTTATATAGATAATGAAAATTAA
- a CDS encoding DUF2061 domain-containing protein translates to MHEKPYRSIVKSVSWRTLGTLDTMIISYFITGNLVMAASIGSIEVVTKMILYYFHERAWNKIPLGRIKPTQNDYQI, encoded by the coding sequence ATGCATGAAAAGCCCTATAGATCAATTGTAAAATCAGTTTCTTGGAGAACACTTGGAACATTAGATACTATGATTATATCTTACTTTATTACAGGTAATTTAGTAATGGCTGCATCAATTGGCTCTATTGAAGTGGTTACAAAAATGATACTTTACTATTTTCATGAAAGAGCATGGAATAAAATTCCATTAGGTAGAATAAAACCTACGCAAAATGATTATCAAATTTAG
- a CDS encoding ComEA family DNA-binding protein, whose product MKKIFLGLLLSFAFLLANIDFNTASKQELMAIKGIGEKKAQAVIDYRKSNKINKIEDLKKIRGFGDKLVFKIKNSKEYNSK is encoded by the coding sequence ATGAAAAAAATATTTTTAGGTTTATTGTTATCATTTGCTTTTTTATTAGCAAATATTGATTTTAATACTGCAAGTAAGCAAGAACTAATGGCTATTAAAGGAATTGGTGAGAAAAAAGCACAAGCAGTTATTGATTATAGAAAATCAAATAAAATCAATAAAATTGAAGACTTAAAAAAGATTAGAGGATTTGGAGATAAACTTGTTTTTAAAATAAAAAATAGCAAGGAATATAACTCAAAATAA
- a CDS encoding NAD(P)/FAD-dependent oxidoreductase, with translation MKIAIIGGGAAGVIAAITAKRLNRKIDIDIFDINKGIGKKILASGNGRCNISNTSITQDNYIGENPSFINQALKEFDFKAFENFCKSIGLILDIKSSCKVYPLSNEAKSVVNLLENELINLGINQILETKIVDIKKNNEKFILQSLNKEFNNYDKVLISSGLQAAPQLNSTEDGISIATNFKHSFNPTYPSLVGLHTNFEFKSKLQGVKKESTVSLYIDKQKEKEITGDVLFTKYGVSGFAILDISQYAVYALSLYQDVAISINFFPNLTKNELLGTLENLFKTLKHSDAYIALSGIVSRKLALVLLELNNIDKELKAKDINAKQIRAIVNSLTNLRFKIEDTQGFKHAEASGGGVRTDEIDNKTYESKLCKNLYFAGEVLDIVGNRGGYNLHFAWASGYLAGKSLVKL, from the coding sequence TTGAAAATAGCAATTATTGGTGGTGGTGCAGCTGGAGTTATAGCTGCAATTACTGCAAAAAGATTAAATAGAAAAATAGATATTGATATATTTGATATAAATAAAGGAATTGGAAAAAAAATACTTGCTTCTGGAAATGGAAGATGTAATATTTCAAATACTTCTATTACACAAGATAATTATATAGGAGAGAATCCAAGTTTTATAAATCAAGCATTAAAAGAGTTTGACTTTAAAGCCTTTGAAAATTTTTGTAAAAGTATAGGTTTGATTTTAGACATAAAAAGTAGTTGTAAAGTTTATCCTTTATCAAATGAAGCTAAATCTGTTGTTAACTTACTTGAAAATGAACTAATAAATTTAGGAATAAATCAAATATTAGAAACAAAAATAGTAGATATTAAAAAGAACAATGAAAAGTTTATTTTACAATCACTTAATAAAGAGTTTAATAACTATGATAAAGTTCTTATAAGTAGTGGTTTACAAGCAGCACCACAGCTAAACTCAACAGAAGATGGTATATCAATTGCTACAAATTTTAAACATAGTTTTAATCCTACATATCCATCACTAGTTGGTTTGCATACTAATTTTGAATTTAAAAGTAAACTACAAGGAGTAAAAAAAGAATCAACTGTATCTTTATATATAGATAAACAAAAAGAAAAAGAGATTACAGGAGATGTTCTTTTTACTAAATATGGAGTATCAGGATTTGCTATTTTAGATATATCTCAATATGCAGTCTATGCTTTGAGTTTATATCAAGATGTTGCTATTTCTATTAATTTTTTTCCAAATCTTACAAAAAATGAGTTATTAGGAACTTTAGAAAATCTATTTAAAACATTAAAACATAGTGATGCATATATAGCTTTAAGTGGTATTGTATCAAGAAAATTAGCATTAGTATTACTTGAACTAAATAATATTGATAAAGAGTTAAAAGCTAAAGATATAAATGCAAAACAAATAAGAGCAATAGTTAATAGTTTAACGAACTTAAGATTTAAAATAGAAGATACTCAAGGTTTTAAACATGCAGAAGCAAGTGGTGGAGGAGTAAGAACTGATGAGATTGATAATAAAACATATGAGAGTAAGCTTTGTAAAAATCTATATTTTGCAGGAGAAGTTTTAGATATAGTTGGAAATAGAGGAGGTTATAACCTTCATTTTGCTTGGGCTAGTGGATACTTAGCTGGAAAATCACTTGTAAAACTTTAG
- the cysK gene encoding cysteine synthase A — protein MKYAKNVTELIGNTPLVQLQGASKRSEATVLGKCEFMNPTHSVKDRIGTNMIKSALEKGLIDENTTVIEPTSGNTGIALASICAGLGIKLVLTMPSSMSIERRKLLKALGAQLVLTEPEKGMKGAVDKANELSQEIENSFVPQQFANEANPEIHRQTTAKEILEATDGKIDILVAAIGTGGTITGTGEVLKQHNPNIQVIAVEPEASPVLSGGKPGPHKIQGIGAGFVPEILNTKVYDEVIQISNEDSIEASRALAKEEGLLIGVSAGANVKVAELVASRPENKGKTIVTILCDTGERYLSSGLYEYDDE, from the coding sequence ATGAAATACGCAAAAAATGTTACAGAATTAATAGGAAATACACCTTTAGTACAACTTCAAGGTGCAAGTAAAAGAAGTGAAGCAACAGTTTTAGGTAAATGTGAATTTATGAATCCAACTCATTCAGTTAAAGATAGAATTGGAACAAATATGATTAAATCAGCACTTGAAAAAGGTTTAATTGATGAAAATACAACAGTAATTGAACCAACAAGTGGAAATACAGGTATTGCATTAGCTTCAATTTGTGCAGGTCTTGGAATAAAATTAGTTCTTACAATGCCAAGTTCTATGAGTATTGAAAGAAGAAAGTTGCTAAAAGCATTAGGTGCACAACTTGTATTAACTGAACCAGAAAAAGGAATGAAAGGTGCTGTTGATAAAGCAAATGAATTAAGTCAAGAAATAGAAAATTCATTTGTACCACAACAGTTTGCAAATGAAGCAAATCCAGAAATTCATAGACAAACAACAGCTAAAGAGATTTTAGAAGCAACAGATGGGAAAATTGATATTTTAGTAGCTGCAATTGGAACAGGTGGAACTATTACAGGAACAGGTGAAGTTTTAAAACAACACAATCCAAATATTCAAGTTATTGCAGTTGAACCTGAAGCATCACCTGTATTAAGTGGAGGTAAACCAGGCCCTCATAAAATTCAAGGTATTGGTGCAGGTTTTGTTCCAGAGATATTAAATACAAAAGTTTATGATGAAGTAATTCAAATTTCAAATGAAGACTCAATTGAAGCTTCAAGAGCATTAGCAAAAGAAGAAGGTTTATTAATTGGAGTATCTGCTGGTGCAAATGTAAAAGTAGCTGAATTAGTTGCTTCAAGACCTGAAAATAAAGGTAAAACAATTGTTACAATTCTTTGCGATACAGGAGAAAGATACCTAAGCTCAGGACTATATGAATATGACGATGAGTAA
- a CDS encoding TPM domain-containing protein — protein sequence MKNFIYCFILAFFIFTSNLLAQANFPSLTGRVVDNAKILTTSQIKNLTTILKKHEEQTSNQIVILTLKNLDGYEIADYGYQLARYWELGQKDKNNGVLLLVSLDDRKLRIEVGYGLEGVLTDKISHEIIEYTIKPEFKKGEYYQGISKGATAIIKSIKGEYKKNSLPQTYKDESFISLMPFEFLGFITLFIFVFLPRIIRLIGFSLLFGFLSGIFALLITSSGIVFFIVFLIVSITLFIKFKNASFSNSSSYSSFNSGSSFSSSSSFSSSSSSFSGGGGSFGGGGASGSW from the coding sequence ATGAAGAACTTTATTTATTGTTTTATCTTAGCATTTTTTATTTTTACTAGTAATTTATTAGCACAAGCTAATTTTCCCTCTCTTACAGGAAGAGTAGTTGATAATGCAAAAATATTAACTACTTCACAAATAAAAAATTTAACTACTATATTAAAAAAGCATGAAGAGCAAACATCAAATCAAATAGTTATTTTAACTTTAAAAAATCTTGATGGTTATGAAATTGCAGATTATGGTTACCAACTTGCTAGATATTGGGAACTTGGTCAAAAAGATAAAAACAATGGTGTTTTACTACTTGTTTCTTTAGATGATAGAAAATTAAGAATTGAAGTTGGATATGGTCTGGAGGGCGTATTAACTGATAAAATTTCCCATGAAATAATAGAGTATACTATTAAACCAGAATTTAAAAAAGGTGAATATTATCAAGGAATTTCAAAAGGTGCAACAGCTATTATAAAAAGTATAAAAGGTGAATATAAAAAAAATAGTTTACCTCAAACTTATAAAGATGAATCTTTTATCTCACTTATGCCTTTTGAGTTTTTAGGATTTATTACTCTATTTATTTTTGTTTTCTTACCAAGAATAATAAGATTAATAGGGTTTTCTTTATTATTTGGTTTTTTAAGTGGTATTTTTGCACTACTTATAACAAGTAGTGGTATTGTATTTTTTATAGTTTTTCTAATTGTATCTATTACATTATTTATAAAATTTAAAAATGCTTCTTTTTCAAATAGCTCTTCTTATAGTAGCTTCAATAGTGGATCAAGTTTTAGCAGTTCTTCAAGTTTTAGTAGTTCTTCAAGTAGCTTTAGTGGCGGTGGAGGTAGTTTTGGTGGCGGTGGAGCCAGTGGGAGTTGGTAA
- a CDS encoding multidrug effflux MFS transporter: protein MRKSIGHIYLIILLAVLSSVAPIAIDTYIPSIPTIATDFNVSIEKIELTLSIFLIGFSIGQVFGGTFSDRIGRRKSSIIGLIGFSFFSFLIILSSSVYELWIFRFFEAFFGGFVVVNANAVVRDLFHGKEAAKIFSLIGTVRSIAPLAAPAIGSFIIHFYSWKAVFVFLCVYSLLVALWVYKDLNETFTYTNQKVIESYKAVLKNKMAMKAMLTLAICFSGFFILVAKSSFIYIEYFNISTDYFPFFFGINFLVLMAMIRVNVMLLKNFTQLDLIKYTIIIQIVAGILLMIFAQGISIVTTVILIAIYMSMMAFIFGNSTALAMEHFSKNAGVASSVIGVLQFGLGALISSIALMFHTQTLMPIGASIATISLVAYLIISTYKVK from the coding sequence TTGAGAAAATCAATAGGTCATATATATTTAATTATTTTATTAGCCGTTTTATCTTCAGTTGCACCTATTGCAATAGATACATACATACCATCAATACCAACAATAGCAACTGACTTTAACGTAAGTATAGAAAAAATAGAATTAACATTATCAATATTTTTAATAGGTTTTTCAATTGGTCAAGTTTTTGGAGGAACTTTTTCAGATAGAATAGGAAGAAGAAAATCTTCAATTATAGGCCTTATAGGATTTAGTTTTTTTAGTTTTTTAATAATTTTAAGTTCATCAGTATACGAATTATGGATATTTAGATTTTTTGAAGCATTTTTTGGCGGTTTTGTAGTTGTAAATGCAAATGCTGTTGTAAGAGACTTATTCCATGGTAAAGAAGCTGCTAAGATATTTTCATTAATTGGAACAGTAAGAAGTATTGCTCCCCTTGCAGCTCCTGCAATTGGCTCATTTATCATACATTTTTATTCATGGAAAGCAGTATTTGTATTTTTATGTGTATACTCTCTTTTAGTTGCTTTATGGGTTTATAAAGATTTAAATGAAACTTTTACTTATACTAATCAAAAAGTAATCGAATCATACAAAGCTGTTCTAAAAAATAAAATGGCAATGAAAGCTATGCTTACTTTAGCAATTTGTTTTTCAGGTTTTTTTATTTTAGTTGCAAAATCTTCATTTATATATATTGAATACTTTAATATCTCAACTGATTATTTTCCATTTTTCTTTGGAATTAACTTTTTGGTATTAATGGCAATGATTAGAGTAAATGTTATGCTGTTAAAAAACTTTACACAATTAGATTTGATTAAATATACAATAATTATTCAAATAGTCGCTGGAATATTATTGATGATTTTTGCCCAAGGAATATCAATTGTTACTACAGTTATCTTAATTGCTATATACATGAGTATGATGGCATTTATTTTTGGTAATTCAACAGCCCTTGCAATGGAGCATTTTTCCAAAAATGCAGGAGTTGCATCATCTGTTATTGGAGTATTGCAGTTTGGATTAGGAGCATTGATTTCTTCAATTGCTTTGATGTTTCACACTCAAACATTAATGCCAATTGGAGCTAGTATCGCAACTATTTCATTAGTTGCTTATTTAATTATTAGTACATATAAAGTTAAGTAA
- a CDS encoding RrF2 family transcriptional regulator, with the protein MPLISTKGVYGLMAMHELSKHKKDTPMQIKEISKNAQIPQNYLEQLLGKLRRAGLVKSIRGAKGGYILAQKPEEINIGEILSVLEDELKMIDQRSQNPILNLFFDDAKANMKRYFDVSLSKLDEYQEKYNQFLHYNI; encoded by the coding sequence ATGCCATTAATATCAACAAAGGGAGTATATGGTCTTATGGCCATGCATGAGTTAAGTAAACACAAAAAGGATACTCCCATGCAAATTAAAGAGATTTCAAAAAATGCACAAATTCCTCAAAATTACCTAGAACAACTTCTAGGTAAATTAAGACGTGCAGGATTAGTTAAAAGCATTAGAGGAGCAAAAGGTGGGTATATTTTAGCCCAAAAGCCAGAAGAGATAAATATAGGTGAAATACTTTCAGTTTTAGAAGATGAACTAAAAATGATTGATCAAAGAAGTCAAAATCCTATATTAAATCTTTTCTTTGATGATGCGAAAGCAAATATGAAAAGATATTTTGATGTTAGTCTTTCAAAGTTAGATGAATATCAAGAAAAATATAATCAATTCTTACACTATAATATATAA
- a CDS encoding cupin domain-containing protein has translation MQIENLFENIKIDKKAEQFISLFENKNIKIEKIVSNGQTSAKDFWYEQEENEFVLLLDGYAIIEFEDEQIELNKGDFINIKSYKKHRVKYTCEEKPTIWLAIYYKD, from the coding sequence ATGCAAATAGAAAATTTATTTGAAAATATAAAAATTGATAAAAAAGCAGAACAGTTTATCTCTTTATTTGAAAATAAAAATATAAAAATTGAAAAAATTGTATCAAATGGACAAACAAGTGCTAAAGATTTTTGGTACGAACAAGAAGAAAATGAGTTTGTATTACTTTTAGATGGATATGCAATAATAGAGTTTGAAGATGAACAAATAGAGTTAAATAAAGGTGATTTTATAAATATAAAGTCTTATAAAAAACATAGGGTAAAATATACTTGCGAAGAAAAGCCAACGATTTGGCTAGCAATTTATTACAAGGATTGA
- a CDS encoding HAD family hydrolase — protein sequence MKNNKAIIFDLDGTLIDSVLDIALCMNEVLKELNLKSYEIEEYNYFLGGGIDVLVNNVLKNPSEELRQTVSEKFQAVYETTLHSNTKAYEGVCELLQELQNQNFNIGVLSNKPHKFTQGYVEKIFKEFNLKEVHGQKGHIPKKPDPTAAINIAKSFNVPCQDTYFVGDTKVDMQTANNANMISIGVLWGFRDEEELRQYGAKYIVKEPLDILSIIK from the coding sequence ATGAAAAATAATAAAGCAATTATATTTGATTTAGATGGAACACTTATTGATTCTGTATTAGATATTGCATTATGTATGAACGAAGTGTTAAAAGAGTTAAATCTTAAAAGTTATGAAATAGAGGAATACAATTACTTTTTAGGTGGAGGGATTGATGTATTAGTAAATAATGTCTTAAAAAATCCATCAGAAGAGTTAAGACAAACAGTTAGCGAAAAATTTCAAGCAGTTTATGAAACTACTTTGCACTCTAATACAAAGGCTTATGAAGGAGTTTGTGAATTACTACAAGAGCTTCAAAATCAAAATTTCAACATAGGGGTTTTATCAAATAAACCTCATAAATTTACTCAAGGTTATGTTGAAAAAATATTTAAAGAATTCAATCTAAAAGAAGTTCATGGACAAAAAGGACATATTCCTAAAAAACCCGATCCAACTGCTGCTATAAATATAGCAAAAAGTTTTAACGTACCCTGCCAAGACACTTATTTTGTAGGAGATACAAAAGTAGATATGCAAACTGCAAACAATGCAAATATGATAAGTATTGGTGTACTTTGGGGATTTAGAGATGAGGAAGAACTAAGACAATATGGTGCTAAATATATTGTAAAAGAGCCTTTAGATATTTTAAGTATTATCAAATAA
- a CDS encoding TPM domain-containing protein yields the protein MYLNENEKKLISQEIENLEKKSSVELVAVITKNSSMYKYEKVLTALAITTIVSIIALFFSISTIIFFQLQLVVFTLIYSLFYYFEDLILYFIPKKYKHQKASYKANKEFQNLGIRNTKTKQGIMFFVSIDEKYVEIITDKQIKEKIDNKYWEDIINDFIKDVKNNELSKGYLKAINSCSKTLINKFPIQDNDINELSNEVREL from the coding sequence ATGTATTTAAATGAAAATGAAAAGAAGTTAATTTCTCAAGAGATTGAGAATCTAGAAAAGAAAAGTTCAGTAGAATTAGTCGCAGTTATTACTAAAAACTCATCAATGTATAAATATGAAAAAGTATTAACAGCTTTAGCAATTACAACAATAGTTTCAATTATTGCACTGTTTTTTAGCATAAGCACTATTATCTTTTTTCAATTGCAACTTGTAGTTTTTACTCTTATTTATAGTCTATTTTATTATTTTGAAGATTTAATTTTATATTTTATTCCAAAAAAATATAAACATCAAAAAGCTTCATATAAAGCAAATAAAGAGTTTCAAAATCTTGGGATAAGAAACACAAAAACAAAACAAGGTATAATGTTTTTTGTATCAATAGATGAAAAATATGTTGAAATAATAACAGATAAACAAATAAAAGAAAAAATAGATAATAAGTATTGGGAAGATATTATAAATGATTTTATAAAAGATGTTAAAAACAATGAACTATCAAAAGGCTATCTAAAAGCAATTAATTCATGCTCTAAAACTCTAATAAATAAATTTCCAATTCAAGATAATGATATAAATGAACTTAGCAATGAGGTAAGAGAATTATGA